A part of Halictus rubicundus isolate RS-2024b chromosome 4, iyHalRubi1_principal, whole genome shotgun sequence genomic DNA contains:
- the LOC143353832 gene encoding uncharacterized protein LOC143353832: MSEFERVVERQELIGKYILNFWTNVQKSAKGKRDVFYFANCEQRLERYWSDFYEGNFKVNSFPDAAKSNYVLEDRFSTVEESYAETSARIQAEMAALESPSTSSQPSTSAAPEQAPQDTTPLPTISLPKFSGDPTQWTHLKDRFTVLVHDRPRLSKGIKLQHLLACLQGPALRLLSNIKVEDGNYDTAWNKLHKRYGHKRQLLSVQLRALLSLPRVTKGTADELTELIDRVDAAVRALRQLNRPTELWDDWFVQLIADQLDEGTRLEWETSLPDLEVYATYSQIIEFLEARAHALRTAAPPPHARKSLGPTKATPAKSHAVSSLQATSESSDRPTRSCLLCQAGHFFSYCPRFRRKSAVQRQELVRQLNLCQNCFKVGHKMADCTSSNSCRVCQSRHHTMIHGAFQSNDADGAERVNASHGRRTPNVLAAEFVPSSSSMAANTTDVAVTSSAVVYLESSTGHRIMARALLDSGSDESFVTERVAQLLHLKRTPLIRAIRGFGGVSAGVSKSNVTLTLVSREDPSFRLTFDALTAPKLTSVLPRQDLDTESWPHLRDLSLADPWFNQAASVDVILGAHVFGEILSGAIRGPAGSPSAYKTALGWVITGQARAPAKPGRHSTALPTCAAESDFDLHQLLRRFWEVEESTSPKLLSPEEEYCEQLFRETVTRDSTGRYSVSLPIKDNAQIGGTRKQAVRILHSNERRHRTNPAVRPAYVGFMREYLSLGHMEPVPSSPPDSSTRVCYLPHHAVFKKSDPSRKIRVVFNASARDDHGNSLNDWLLPGPKLQPLLWAIVARWRLHRIAFTADVVKMFRQIRVRPSDCDLQRIVWRASPEEDVQDYRLLTVTYGTSSAPFLALRVLQQLAMDEGHRFPKGALALRRNTYVDDIFTGADSLEEATRIQRELLGLAKAGGFDLAKFASNSEHLALARQSFVDMTEGALKYEQGVSALGLRWNPTSDCLCFSVSDSPLPEAPTKRMVLSDAAKLFDPVGWLAPVLVSAKILMQNLWLRGIGWDDLLPSELASCWRTWRAHLPRLRELQIPRWVNYSPHDTYQIHGFRDASERAYAATTYLRSRSPEGIVHCHLLRARTKVAPVKTVTIPRLELCAAALLAELVPEIVAEMGLTHCPIHLWTDSQVTLAWIRGHPSRWKPFVANRVSQMLSAVPDGHWHHVGSKHNPADGASRGVSPMELLHLDLWWHGPSWLLQDPSAWPIVDCPSAPEAESEARRSVTVLVAQESFLDGLLGRYSSRTRLIRVTTYLRRVTPCNRRPDKPPWLSARELRASLAFWVRHVQGSHFELELGALRTGQPISGKSSIARLTPFLDEDGLLRVGGRIDNAPLPFDERHPIILPKDSHLTQLIVAQAHLDTLHGGPQLSLSHILRRFWILRARDLIKRTLSRCSKCARLRASPATQLMGQLPSSRVIPARPFLNSGVDYAGPLRIRCAPGRGRKSYKGYLCLFVCLASRAVHIEVVSDLTSEAFLAAFRRFVSRRGRVATLLSDNGTTFKGADAELRALFQASSAFYKQNAELLANDGTSWEFIPPYAPHFGGLWEAGVKSVKYHLRRVIGETTLTFEELYTVTCQIEACLNSRPLYALSSDPHDLTALTPGHLLIGSSLTAIPEPASLSQPPPLKRWHLLSHIRDCFWRRWSHEFVHHQFQRKKWSMKTRGLKAGDLVLIKEDLLPATKWKLGRITQTYPGTDGLSRVAQLRTASGTITRPFAKLCLLPMSTAAS; the protein is encoded by the coding sequence ATGAGCGAATTCGAGCGGGTTGTGGAGCGACAAGAGCTCATCGGAAAATACATTTTGAACTTTTGGACAAAcgtgcagaagagtgcgaaagGCAAGCGCGACGTGTTCTACTTCGCGAATTGCGAGCAAAGACTCGAACGCTATTGGTCAGACTTTTACGAGGGAAATTTTAAAGTAAATAGTTTCCCGGACGCGGCCAAATCCAACTATGTCCTCGAGGATCGGTTTTCCACCGTCGAGGAGTCCTATGCGGAAACTTCCGCCCGGATCCAAGCGGAAATGGCGGCGTTGGAGTCGCCCTCTACATCCTCTCAGCCGAGCACGAGTGCCGCTCCGGAACAGGCGCCTCAGGACACGACTCCACTGCCGACGATTTCTCTTCCGAAGTTTTCGGGAGATCCGACTCAGTGGACGCACTTAAAGGATCGATTCACGGTACTCGTGCACGATCGACCAAGGTTATCTAAGGGCATAAAACTACAGCATCTCCTGGCGTGCCTTCAAGGCCCTGCGCTTCGTCTATTGAGTAATATTAAAGTGGAGGATGGCAACTATGATACCGCCTGGAACAAGCTGCATAAGCGGTACGGCCACAAGCGCCAGTTACTCTCTGTGCAGCTACGGGCCCTCCTATCGTTGCCTCGCGTTACCAAAGGTACCGCCGACGAATTGACGGAGCTCATCGACCGAGTGGATGCTGCCGTGCGAGCCTTGCGACAACTCAATCGCCCGACGGAGCTCTGGGACGACTGGTTCGTTCAGCTTATCGCCGACCAGCTGGATGAAGGAACTCGATTGGAGTGGGAAACTTCGCTCCCTGATCTGGAGGTATATGCAACGTACAGTCAAATTATTGAGTTCCTGGAAGCTCGAGCTCATGCTCTGCGTACTGCCGCTCCGCCTCCGCATGCTCGGAAGTCCCTCGGCCCGACGAAAGCCACACCAGCGAAGAGCCACGCTGTCAGCTCCCTCCAGGCCACTTCGGAGTCCTCTGACAGGCCGACCAGGAGCTGCTTGCTCTGTCAAGCAGGCCACTTCTTCTCGTACTGCCCTCGGTTCCGTAGGAAGTCCGCCGTCCAGCGCCAAGAATTGGTGAGACAATTGAATTTATGTCAGAATTGCTTCAAGGTTGGTCATAAGATGGCAGACTGCACGTCATCGAATTCGTGCCGTGTTTGTCAATCGCGCCACCACACGATGATCCACGGAGCTTTCCAGTCGAACGATGCCGATGGTGCCGAACGGGTGAACGCTTCGCACGGAAGACGCACTCCGAACGTTCTCGCCGCTGAGTTCGtgccctcttcctcctccatgGCTGCCAACACGACTGACGTTGCTGTTACGTCCTCCGCCGTGGTGTACCTTGAGTCGTCGACGGGTCACCGAATCATGGCGCGAGCTCTCTTGGACTCTGGCTCGGACGAGTCATTTGTGACGGAGCGGGTGGCCCAATTGCTTCACCTCAAGCGAACTCCGCTCATACGAGCCATCCGCGGGTTCGGCGGGGTAAGTGCAGGGGTTTCTAAGAGCAACGTCACTCTTACGCTCGTTTCCAGAGAGGATCCCTCCTTCCGGCTGACTTTCGACGCCCTGACTGCTCCAAAGCTGACTTCCGTCCTCCCACGGCAAGACTTGGACACTGAGTCGTGGCCTCATCTCCGCGATTTAAGCCTCGCCGACCCCTGGTTTAATCAGGCTGCTTCCGTGGACGTTATCCTCGGCGCTCACGTCTTCGGCGAGATCCTCAGCGGTGCCATCCGAGGTCCGGCCGGCTCTCCATCAGCCTACAAAACTGCTCTGGGCTGGGTGATAACCGGGCAGGCGCGGGCCCCCGCGAAACCGGGCCGTCACTCGACCGCGCTTCCTACTTGTGCTGCGGAGTCCGATTTTGATCTTCACCAGTTGCTGAGGAGATTTTGGGAAGTAGAGGAGTCTACGTCGCCGAAGCTCTTGTCCCCAGAAGAGGAATATTGCGAGCAGCTGTTCCGGGAGACGGTGACGCGAGACTCCACTGGTCGCTACTCGGTGAGCCTGCCAATAAAGGACAACGCCCAGATAGGCGGTACGCGGAAGCAGGCTGTTAGAATCCTTCATTCTAACGAACGTCGGCACCGAACGAATCCTGCGGTCCGTCCGGCTTATGTAGGTTTCATGAGGGAATATCTGTCCTTAGGTCACATGGAGCCCGtaccctcctcgccaccggaCTCCTCAACTCGGGTCTGCTACTTGCCGCACCACGCGGTCTTCAAGAAGAGCGATCCGTCACGAAAAATCCGAGTCGTCTTCAACGCCTCTGCGCGCGACGACCACGGGAATTCTTTAAATGATTGGCTGTTGCCCGGACCGAAGTTGCAGCCGCTGCTTTGGGCCATTGTTGCTCGATGGCGATTACACCGCATAGCCTTCACTGCCGATGTGGTAAAGATGTTCCGGCAAATTCGAGTTCGTCCCTCTGATTGCGATCTGCAGCGAATCGTATGGCGAGCTTCTCCCGAGGAAGACGTACAGGACTATCGTCTGCTCACGGTGACCTACGGCACCTCTTCGGCTCCCTTTCTGGCCCTCCGCGTGCTCCAGCAATTGGCAATGGACGAAGGGCATCGCTTCCCGAAGGGGGCCCTGGCTCTCCGACGGAACACCTATGTCGACGACATCTTCACGGGCGCCGACTCCCTAGAAGAAGCCACGCGCATCCAGCGGGAACTCCTGGGTCTGGCCAAGGCGGGCGGTTTCGACCTCGCAAAGTTTGCCTCCAATTCGGAGCACCTCGCTCTCGCTCGACAAAGCTTCGTGGATATGACCGAAGGAGCCCTGAAATACGAGCAGGGCGTATCGGCCCTAGGACTTCGCTGGAACCCAACCTCAGATTGCCTGTGCTTCAGCGTCTCGGATTCGCCATTGCCTGAGGCTCCTACGAAGAGAATGGTCCTATCCGATGCTGCTAAGCTCTTCGATCCAGTAGGCTGGTTGGCTCCCGTCCTCGTCTCGGCAAAAATCCTGATGCAAAACCTCTGGTTGAGGGGGATTGGCTGGGACGACTTGCTCCCCTCGGAGCTCGCTTCCTGCTGGCGAACTTGGAGGGCTCATCTCCCTCGGCTTCGGGAACTGCAGATTCCTCGATGGGTCAACTACTCTCCTCATGACACCTATCAAATCCACGGCTTCCGCGATGCTTCAGAACGAGCGTATGCGGCCACCACCTATCTCCGCTCCCGGTCGCCTGAAGGCATCGTACATTGTCACTTGCTGCGCGCGAGAACTAAAGTGGCCCCGGTGAAAACTGTCACTATTCCCCGGTTGGAACTTTGCGCAGCAGCACTGCTAGCCGAACTGGTCCCGGAAATTGTTGCCGAAATGGGTTTGACGCACTGCCCGATACATCTTTGGACTGATTCGCAGGTCACCTTAGCCTGGATCCGAGGCCATCCCTCGCGCTGGAAACCGTTTGTGGCCAACCGTGTCTCGCAAATGCTCTCTGCTGTCCCCGACGGACACTGGCACCACGTCGGCTCGAAACACAATCCGGCAGACGGGGCTTCTCGAGGTGTCTCGCCGATGGAACTTCTACACTTAGACCTCTGGTGGCACGGTCCGTCCTGGCTCCTGCAGGATCCGAGTGCATGGCCCATTGTCGACTGTCCGAGCGCTCCTGAGGCGGAATCAGAAGCTCGAAGGAGTGTCACCGTCCTCGTTGCCCAAGAGTCATTCCTCGATGGGTTGCTCGGTCGATACTCTTCTCGTACACGCCTAATACGTGTGACTACCTACCTACGTAGGGTGACTCCTTGTAATCGGCGACCAGATAAACCACCGTGGCTCTCAGCCCGTGAACTGCGCGCCAGTCTTGCCTTTTGGGTCCGCCACGTACAAGGATCGCACTTTGAGCTGGAGCTTGGCGCCCTCCGCACAGGACAACCGATCTCTGGCAAAAGTTCTATTGCCCGGCTCACTCCGTTTCTGGACGAGGATGGACTTCTACGCGTTGGAGGACGGATAGACAACGCACCGCTCCCTTTCGACGAGCGCCATCCCATCATCCTGCCGAAGGACAGCCATCTGACTCAGCTGATAGTGGCTCAGGCACACCTGGACACTCTGCACGGCGGACCACAACTTTCCCTGAGTCACATCCTACGCCGCTTCTGGATTCTCAGGGCTCGGGACCTTATTAAGCGTACCCTGTCTCGCTGCAGCAAATGTGCCCGCCTGAGAGCGAGCCCAGCCACGCAGCTTATGGGGCAGCTGCCAAGCTCCCGGGTGATCCCTGCGAGGCCGTTCCTGAACTCCGGGGTCGATTATGCGGGGCCTCTTCGGATCCGTTGTGCCCCAGGCCGGGGACGGAAGTCCTACAAGGGTTATTTGTGTCTGTTTGTCTGTCTTGCGAGTAGAGCCGTCCACATTGAGGTTGTTTCAGATCTCACCTCCGAAGCCTTCCTTGCCGCTTTTCGCCGCTTCGTTTCACGCCGAGGACGCGTTGCCACTCTACTAAGCGACAATGGCACAACCTTCAAGGGCGCTGACGCAGAACTACGGGCGCTGTTCCAGGCTTCGTCTGCCTTTTACAAGCAGAACGCTGAATTGCTGGCTAACGACGGGACGTCCTGGGAGTTCATACCTCCGTACGCACCTCATTTCGGCGGACTGTGGGAGGCGGGCGTGAAGTCGGTCAAGTACCATCTCCGACGAGTTATTGGTGAAACAACCTTGACCTTCGAGGAGCTGTATACAGTCACCTGTCAAATTGAGGCCTGCCTCAATTCCCGACCACTGTATGCGCTCTCTTCTGATCCTCACGACCTCACCGCGCTCACTCCTGGTCATTTGTTAATAGGCTCTTCCCTAACGGCTATCCCCGAGCCTGCCTCACTGAGTCAGCCTCCTCCCCTCAAGCGCTGGCACCTTCTGTCGCACATTCGAGACTGTTTTTGGCGTCGGTGGTCTCATGAATTCGTTCATCACCAGTTTCAGCGCAAGAAATGGTCGATGAAGACACGGGGCCTCAAAGCGGGAGACCTGGTGTTGATCAAGGAGGATTTGCTCCCCGCGACCAAGTGGAAATTGGGACGCATCACCCAGACTTACCCGGGGACTGACGGCCTCTCTCGTGTCGCTCAGCTACGCACCGCATCGGGGACCATCACCCGACCTTTCGCCAAATTGTGCCTGCTGCCAATGTCGACAGCCGCCTCGTAA